One Methylocapsa sp. D3K7 DNA window includes the following coding sequences:
- a CDS encoding IS3 family transposase (programmed frameshift), with protein sequence MSQKSGTAKSSSERIVKDIRRATRKQYSAEEKIRIVLDGLRGEHSIAELCRREGIAESLYYTWSKEFLEAGKRRLAGDTARAATSGEVKDLRREAQALKEVVAEQALELRLLKKKHDRGWGKRGMRYPASEKLEIIRLVEQSHLPARRTLEKLGVSRATFYRWCDLCQTGGPEALEDRSPRPDRVWNRIPDNVRGQIVQLALDEPELSPRELATRFTDTKSYFVSEASVYRLLKEHDLIASPAYIVMKAADEFKDKTTAPNQLWQTDFTYLKVIGWGWFYLSTILDDFSRYIIAWKLCTTMKVGDVTETLDLALQAAGLDHAKVVHRPRLLSDNGPSYISANLAEWLDKRNMDHVRGAPCHPQTQGKIERWHQTLKNRVLLENYYLPGDLEARIDTFVDHYNHRRYHESLDNLTPADVYFGRGQTILLQRERIKRATIQNRRLQHQLNAA encoded by the exons ATGAGCCAGAAATCCGGAACTGCCAAGTCGTCCTCCGAGCGGATCGTGAAGGACATTCGCCGAGCAACGCGCAAGCAATATTCGGCGGAGGAGAAGATCCGCATCGTGCTGGACGGCCTGCGCGGCGAGCATAGCATCGCGGAACTCTGCCGGCGCGAGGGCATCGCCGAGAGCCTGTATTACACCTGGTCGAAGGAGTTCCTGGAGGCTGGCAAGCGGCGCTTGGCGGGCGACACGGCGCGTGCGGCGACCAGCGGCGAGGTCAAGGACCTGCGCCGGGAAGCTCAGGCACTGAAGGAGGTCGTCGCCGAGCAGGCGCTGGAATTGCGCCTGCTCA AAAAAAAGCATGATCGCGGATGGGGAAAGCGAGGAATGAGATATCCGGCTTCCGAGAAACTGGAGATCATCCGGCTGGTCGAGCAATCCCATCTGCCGGCGCGCCGGACGCTGGAGAAACTCGGCGTCTCTCGCGCCACCTTTTATCGATGGTGCGACCTTTGCCAGACTGGCGGGCCAGAGGCCCTGGAAGACCGATCTCCCAGGCCCGACCGCGTCTGGAACCGAATTCCTGACAATGTGCGGGGCCAGATCGTGCAACTGGCCCTGGACGAGCCGGAGCTGTCGCCACGGGAACTGGCGACACGCTTCACCGACACAAAAAGCTATTTTGTTTCGGAAGCTTCGGTTTATCGCCTGCTGAAGGAGCACGACCTAATCGCCAGTCCCGCCTACATCGTCATGAAGGCCGCCGATGAGTTCAAGGACAAGACGACGGCGCCCAACCAGCTCTGGCAGACCGACTTCACTTATCTCAAGGTGATTGGTTGGGGTTGGTTCTACCTCAGCACGATATTGGACGACTTCTCGCGCTACATCATCGCCTGGAAGCTCTGTACGACGATGAAGGTCGGGGACGTCACGGAAACACTCGACCTGGCGTTGCAAGCCGCGGGGCTTGATCACGCCAAGGTCGTCCATCGTCCGCGATTGCTCTCGGACAATGGCCCTTCCTACATCTCGGCCAATCTGGCCGAATGGCTGGACAAACGCAACATGGATCACGTGCGCGGCGCGCCCTGCCACCCGCAAACACAGGGCAAAATCGAGCGCTGGCATCAGACGCTCAAGAATCGCGTCTTGCTTGAGAACTATTATCTGCCCGGCGACCTGGAAGCCAGGATCGACACCTTCGTCGATCACTACAATCATCGCCGCTATCACGAGAGCCTGGACAATCTCACGCCGGCTGACGTCTACTTCGGCCGAGGACAAACCATTCTGCTGCAACGAGAAAGGATCAAACGAGCCACCATCCAAAATCGTCGCTTGCAACACCAATTGAACGCCGCATAA
- a CDS encoding STAS domain-containing protein, translating into MPEVVSKKPVAAGLVELHGVLDLKAAAPLAAEILSLRGRPIDIDASHVERLGGQCLQVLLSAAKTWKAAKTVRRQII; encoded by the coding sequence ATGCCGGAAGTCGTTTCCAAAAAGCCCGTTGCCGCCGGCCTCGTCGAACTGCACGGCGTGCTCGATCTTAAGGCCGCGGCGCCCCTTGCCGCCGAGATTCTCAGCTTGCGGGGCAGGCCCATTGATATCGATGCTTCGCATGTGGAGAGGCTCGGCGGTCAATGTCTGCAAGTCCTGCTCTCCGCCGCAAAGACATGGAAAGCCGCCAAGACTGTCCGTCGTCAGATAATTTGA
- a CDS encoding methyl-accepting chemotaxis protein, which translates to MTFSNVGIGRKFAAGFACILVAVALTSATLFVILKSLDAAALDNERAHNVVDDLQRAVNAVSDQARTARGYIIARDERLPPIYDAAVKDFATNIAQFRGDITGRPELISLFDKVEIAGANWRNEVGDPMIRLTRDNPTSEKAAEISKSARSTELFTAVKNQVQEALTQADAWSAAAQRDQDRLMNDAHLALVIGGLTCLLLAILVGWWLTRSIAQPVTEMTGVMKKLADGDVAIAVPGTARKDEIGRMAEAVQVFKDQAIKKLKKKAEEEEAVKLWQKEDEERLAREKEAAHQDQIAIENLASGLARLADGDLVTRIDTAFAPKTEKLRSDFNSAVEKLRQTMQGLRANIDAIHVGSGEISAAADDLSRRTEQQAASLEETAATLDEITATVKNTAQGAIHAREVVTGAKADADESGEVVRQAITAMGGIETSSRQIGQIIGVIDEIAFQTNLLALNAGVEAARAGDAGRGFAVVASEVRALAQRSAEAAKEIKGLITASTSQVSQGVELVGATGKALGRIVAQVAEIDTVVSRIAVSAQEQASALHQVNTALNQMDQVTQQNAAMVEETTAAAHMLNQESDELASLVGRFQTGGQAAGSPAAARQARRPVPAACAALKTPAGRSGGALRKPEPDLAQSSQEESWEEF; encoded by the coding sequence ATGACGTTTTCAAATGTTGGTATTGGCCGCAAGTTTGCTGCAGGCTTCGCTTGTATTCTCGTTGCCGTCGCGCTGACAAGCGCCACGCTTTTCGTTATTTTGAAGTCGCTCGACGCTGCGGCTCTGGACAATGAGAGGGCTCATAACGTCGTCGACGACCTCCAACGCGCCGTCAACGCGGTGTCCGACCAGGCTCGAACGGCGCGCGGCTACATTATCGCGAGGGACGAGCGCCTGCCGCCCATCTATGATGCCGCGGTCAAGGATTTTGCCACGAACATAGCGCAGTTCCGCGGAGATATTACGGGCCGCCCCGAACTCATTTCGCTCTTCGACAAAGTCGAAATAGCTGGGGCCAATTGGCGGAATGAGGTCGGCGATCCAATGATCCGCCTGACCCGGGATAACCCAACCTCCGAAAAAGCGGCCGAAATTTCCAAGTCAGCTCGCAGCACTGAACTCTTCACGGCTGTTAAAAACCAGGTTCAGGAGGCTCTCACTCAGGCGGATGCCTGGTCGGCGGCGGCTCAAAGGGATCAAGACAGGCTTATGAACGACGCGCATCTGGCGCTGGTCATTGGCGGATTGACCTGCCTTCTGCTGGCAATTCTTGTCGGCTGGTGGCTGACACGGAGCATTGCCCAGCCAGTGACGGAAATGACTGGCGTCATGAAGAAATTGGCGGACGGCGACGTTGCAATCGCCGTGCCCGGGACTGCCCGCAAGGACGAAATTGGCCGGATGGCGGAGGCGGTTCAAGTTTTCAAGGACCAGGCCATCAAAAAATTGAAAAAGAAAGCCGAGGAAGAGGAAGCCGTTAAACTCTGGCAGAAAGAAGATGAGGAGCGCTTGGCGCGCGAGAAGGAAGCCGCGCACCAGGATCAGATCGCGATCGAAAATCTCGCCTCCGGTCTCGCCCGTCTCGCTGACGGCGACCTCGTCACCCGTATCGACACAGCATTCGCCCCGAAAACCGAGAAGCTACGTAGCGATTTCAACAGCGCGGTGGAAAAGCTGCGTCAAACGATGCAGGGCCTTCGCGCGAATATCGATGCGATTCATGTGGGTAGCGGGGAAATTTCCGCCGCCGCGGACGATCTGTCCCGCCGCACGGAACAACAGGCGGCGAGCCTTGAAGAGACGGCCGCGACGCTCGACGAAATCACCGCGACGGTTAAAAATACAGCGCAAGGTGCCATTCATGCACGTGAAGTCGTAACAGGCGCGAAAGCGGACGCGGATGAGAGCGGTGAGGTCGTCCGGCAGGCGATTACCGCGATGGGCGGCATCGAGACATCGTCGCGCCAGATCGGCCAGATTATTGGCGTTATCGATGAGATCGCATTCCAAACCAATCTTCTTGCTTTGAACGCGGGTGTCGAGGCGGCACGGGCCGGCGATGCAGGACGTGGCTTCGCCGTGGTCGCCTCCGAGGTACGGGCGCTGGCTCAGCGCTCGGCCGAGGCTGCAAAGGAAATCAAGGGCCTTATCACAGCCTCAACCTCTCAGGTCTCGCAAGGGGTCGAGCTTGTTGGTGCGACCGGCAAGGCTCTTGGGCGGATCGTCGCGCAGGTCGCCGAAATCGATACCGTCGTTTCCCGAATCGCGGTCAGCGCCCAGGAGCAGGCGAGCGCACTTCACCAAGTTAACACGGCATTGAACCAGATGGATCAAGTTACCCAGCAAAATGCCGCGATGGTCGAGGAGACCACGGCCGCCGCGCATATGCTCAATCAAGAGAGCGACGAGCTAGCTTCTCTCGTTGGCCGGTTTCAGACCGGCGGCCAAGCCGCCGGGAGCCCGGCCGCCGCGCGCCAAGCGAGACGGCCTGTTCCGGCGGCGTGCGCCGCCCTGAAGACACCTGCCGGTCGCAGCGGCGGCGCGCTTCGCAAACCCGAACCCGACTTGGCCCAAAGCAGCCAGGAAGAAAGCTGGGAGGAATTTTAA